From a single Prochlorococcus sp. MIT 0603 genomic region:
- a CDS encoding SulP family inorganic anion transporter → MLSQTNSTIYKEWFTSPRRDILSGLVVAFAMIPEAIAFSGIAGVDPQVGLYGAFCLSITIALVGGRLGMITSATGSTALLMTGVVAIGNAKGDGLGLYYLIAAGLLTGVFQILWGYLRLAYQMRFVPTGVLSGFVNALALLIFQAQLPQLGLNFHYGETITKGEGHQILPVGMQIPIVWILVIIGLIIIYGLPRITRLIPSQLVAILILTMITIAFNIDIPTVKDLGQLPTGLPTFQIPFGSITDGKIPFSLETFGIVLPTALAISLVGLMETFLTQDILDDITDTNSNKNREARGQGIANIISSLFGGMAGCALVGQSVMNTENGGKSRLSTFSSGISLLAMILLCKPWLEQIPMAALVAVMITIAVSTADTKGLKNISKIPRSDSAVMLMTFSVTMLTTPHNLALGVIAGVALAGILFSRKVAKVIKVSSKIINENEIVYEVTGQLFFVSKIYFLQGFDTHNHPQKITIDMSKAHIWDQSGVAALDQIIRKLSIGGSNVDVIGLNKESLDLFDRLGGQEPSHG, encoded by the coding sequence ATGTTAAGTCAAACAAATTCAACTATTTATAAAGAATGGTTTACCAGCCCTAGGAGAGATATTCTATCGGGTCTTGTTGTTGCATTTGCAATGATTCCAGAAGCAATTGCCTTTTCTGGAATAGCAGGAGTAGATCCTCAAGTTGGTCTTTACGGCGCTTTTTGTCTATCCATAACAATTGCCTTAGTAGGAGGGCGATTAGGGATGATCACCTCAGCTACTGGTTCAACTGCACTTCTAATGACAGGCGTTGTAGCCATAGGGAATGCAAAAGGTGATGGTCTAGGCCTTTATTATCTAATTGCAGCAGGACTATTAACAGGTGTATTCCAAATTCTCTGGGGATATTTGCGACTCGCGTACCAAATGCGTTTTGTCCCAACTGGAGTTCTCAGTGGATTCGTTAATGCGCTTGCTTTATTGATTTTTCAGGCGCAACTTCCACAGTTAGGTTTGAATTTTCATTATGGAGAGACAATTACAAAAGGAGAGGGCCATCAAATTCTTCCTGTTGGGATGCAAATACCGATAGTTTGGATATTAGTAATTATAGGATTAATTATTATATATGGCCTACCAAGAATAACCAGATTAATCCCCTCTCAATTGGTTGCAATATTAATTCTAACAATGATAACTATAGCTTTTAATATAGATATACCGACTGTTAAAGACCTTGGTCAATTGCCAACAGGTTTGCCAACTTTTCAGATTCCATTTGGTTCAATTACAGATGGGAAAATACCATTTAGCTTGGAAACATTTGGGATTGTCCTTCCAACTGCCCTTGCAATATCACTAGTAGGGTTGATGGAAACTTTTCTAACTCAGGATATTCTTGATGATATAACGGATACAAATTCAAATAAAAATAGAGAAGCTAGAGGGCAAGGGATTGCAAATATAATCTCTTCATTATTTGGAGGAATGGCAGGTTGTGCACTAGTAGGTCAGTCTGTAATGAATACAGAAAATGGAGGCAAATCTAGACTATCAACATTCTCTTCTGGAATAAGTCTACTGGCGATGATTTTATTATGCAAACCTTGGCTTGAACAAATCCCAATGGCTGCATTAGTTGCAGTAATGATAACTATTGCAGTAAGCACTGCTGACACTAAAGGTTTAAAAAATATTTCCAAAATACCTAGAAGTGACTCTGCTGTGATGCTGATGACTTTTTCCGTGACAATGCTAACTACACCTCATAATCTTGCTTTAGGAGTGATAGCAGGAGTTGCATTAGCAGGAATACTATTTAGCAGGAAAGTAGCCAAAGTAATTAAAGTTTCCTCTAAAATAATTAATGAAAATGAAATAGTATATGAAGTTACTGGGCAGTTGTTTTTTGTAAGTAAAATATATTTCCTACAAGGATTTGACACACATAACCATCCTCAAAAAATAACTATAGATATGAGCAAAGCACATATCTGGGATCAAAGTGGTGTAGCAGCCTTAGATCAAATCATAAGAAAGCTTAGTATTGGAGGATCAAACGTTGATGTAATTGGACTCAATAAAGAAAGTCTTGATTTATTTGATAGATTAGGAGGTCAGGAGCCTTCTCATGGATAA
- a CDS encoding FAD-binding protein, protein MPNIKKIFPNPQAQDLQIAGIYQDIEPDLLKLIQTGQLKPKPLMVCSGGTSSSCAAEGHWTLDLKENFQGINFDHQKKELLIQAGVSMKKLIEEVTTFGRSFPIGVSSMTGVGYILTGGISPLSRRYGLAIDQILEISGFWGNGNEFHLSKPNSSINNNIKEWKALLGAAPFIAIVTSLKLKTYQLKPLVLWETSLTPMQLLKTIELAEKWPRSISLHWVWGDRIKAYGVYEVDLINGSDEFEELLIKLPKSNDFSRYTVSNMNELKNFKLPIEKTSDSPKEYSEVLGLLGPSLKNKAKDVIEVIKKLMDNRPNKSSYIAAQQLGGKTFANQDNISSFIYRDSMWKPWITGAWDAEDPIGREKSLQWIEESWEKLEDFFPGVHLAQIHPHLSWHKKEINLAFKNWLPELQQLKSKYDPKGNLPPL, encoded by the coding sequence ATGCCTAATATTAAAAAGATATTTCCTAATCCACAAGCTCAAGACCTTCAAATTGCTGGAATCTATCAAGATATTGAACCTGATTTATTAAAGCTTATTCAAACAGGTCAGCTAAAACCAAAGCCTCTAATGGTTTGCAGTGGAGGAACTTCAAGCAGTTGTGCCGCAGAAGGGCATTGGACTTTAGACCTAAAAGAGAATTTTCAAGGAATTAACTTTGATCATCAAAAGAAAGAACTGCTAATTCAAGCTGGTGTGAGCATGAAAAAGCTCATTGAGGAAGTAACAACATTTGGTCGATCTTTCCCTATAGGAGTATCTAGCATGACCGGTGTTGGATATATTTTAACAGGTGGGATTAGCCCTTTAAGCAGACGATATGGTTTAGCGATTGATCAGATTTTAGAAATAAGTGGCTTTTGGGGTAATGGCAATGAATTTCATTTATCTAAACCAAATTCATCTATTAATAATAACATTAAAGAATGGAAAGCCCTTTTAGGTGCAGCCCCATTTATTGCAATCGTAACAAGTTTAAAACTAAAAACATATCAATTAAAGCCTCTAGTCTTATGGGAAACATCATTGACACCTATGCAATTATTAAAAACAATTGAACTAGCAGAAAAGTGGCCAAGAAGTATAAGCTTACACTGGGTTTGGGGTGATAGAATAAAAGCTTATGGGGTTTATGAAGTTGATCTAATCAATGGTTCAGATGAGTTCGAAGAACTATTAATTAAATTGCCCAAGTCAAATGATTTCTCTAGATATACAGTATCAAATATGAATGAATTAAAGAATTTTAAACTACCTATAGAAAAAACATCGGATAGTCCAAAGGAATATTCTGAGGTTTTAGGATTACTTGGGCCATCATTAAAGAATAAAGCAAAAGATGTAATTGAAGTTATTAAGAAGTTGATGGATAATAGGCCAAACAAAAGTTCATATATTGCTGCTCAACAGTTAGGAGGAAAAACTTTTGCAAACCAAGATAATATCTCATCATTTATCTATAGAGATTCAATGTGGAAACCTTGGATAACTGGGGCATGGGATGCCGAGGATCCTATTGGAAGAGAAAAGAGTCTTCAATGGATTGAAGAGAGTTGGGAAAAACTTGAAGATTTTTTCCCTGGAGTTCATTTAGCTCAAATACACCCTCATTTAAGTTGGCACAAGAAAGAAATCAATCTTGCCTTTAAAAATTGGTTGCCTGAACTACAGCAATTAAAATCAAAATATGATCCAAAGGGTAATTTGCCACCACTTTGA
- a CDS encoding sirohydrochlorin chelatase: MITGLLDKIDANVGILIIGHGSRNVYACNEFAELAQSIKSLLPSIPVEYGYLEFSRPIISDALETLRRQSVRKVIAIPAMLFAAGHAKNDIPSVLNAYAAKTGIEILYGRELGIDNSMISAAGQRINQAISPIDDFNLNESLLVVVGRGSSDPDANSNVSKITRMLVESLGFAWGETVYSGVTFPLVEPGLRHLVKLGFRRIVVFPYFLFSGVLVSRIRRFVDLVAKDFPEVEFVHAGYLGNHKKVRETFLERISEAISGDSAMNCSLCKYRSNLLGFENDVGLPQSSHHHHVEGLLNGCDLCEGECSGKCESLGLSLSDQKDHVHSHSNYPHANHPFGPVTLRTLNQDQI, from the coding sequence TTGATTACTGGGCTTTTAGATAAAATCGATGCCAATGTAGGAATACTCATTATTGGCCATGGGAGTAGAAATGTCTATGCATGCAATGAATTTGCGGAATTGGCTCAGTCTATAAAGTCTTTATTGCCTTCAATTCCGGTTGAATATGGATATTTAGAATTTTCTCGTCCAATTATTTCTGATGCCTTAGAAACGCTTAGACGACAATCAGTTAGGAAGGTCATTGCTATACCTGCAATGTTGTTTGCTGCTGGACATGCTAAAAACGACATACCTTCAGTTTTGAACGCTTATGCCGCAAAGACTGGAATAGAAATTCTATATGGAAGAGAGCTTGGTATTGATAATTCTATGATTAGTGCTGCTGGGCAAAGAATTAATCAGGCGATTAGTCCTATTGATGATTTCAATTTAAATGAGAGTCTTTTAGTTGTTGTTGGTAGAGGCTCATCAGATCCAGATGCAAACTCTAATGTTTCTAAGATCACAAGAATGCTTGTTGAATCTCTAGGATTCGCTTGGGGTGAAACCGTTTACTCAGGGGTTACGTTCCCTCTTGTGGAACCTGGGTTGCGTCATCTTGTGAAACTAGGTTTTAGAAGGATAGTTGTATTCCCCTATTTTCTCTTCTCAGGTGTTCTTGTAAGTAGAATCAGGAGATTTGTTGATTTGGTTGCTAAGGATTTTCCTGAGGTTGAATTTGTTCATGCAGGATATTTGGGAAATCATAAAAAAGTCAGAGAAACCTTTTTGGAAAGAATCAGTGAGGCTATTTCAGGTGATAGTGCAATGAACTGCTCTCTTTGCAAATACAGATCGAATTTGTTGGGCTTTGAAAATGATGTAGGGCTGCCTCAGTCAAGCCATCACCACCATGTAGAGGGTTTGCTTAATGGCTGTGATTTATGTGAGGGGGAATGTAGTGGGAAGTGTGAGTCTTTAGGTTTGAGCTTGTCTGATCAAAAGGATCATGTTCACTCTCATAGCAACTACCCTCATGCCAATCACCCCTTTGGCCCTGTCACGCTTCGCACGTTAAATCAAGACCAAATCTAA
- a CDS encoding DUF2811 domain-containing protein, whose product MDQAQLKAIDTKAKQSFRSDQSLINLDNDLLKIEQAGDIASSVSIETEIPEVLYRGMKQFISTNSKWDQYRLMSSALANFLFQNGCDDRAITERYLDDLFNMADS is encoded by the coding sequence ATGGATCAAGCACAATTAAAGGCAATTGATACAAAAGCAAAGCAAAGCTTTCGTTCGGATCAATCTCTAATAAACCTTGATAATGATTTATTAAAAATAGAACAGGCTGGAGATATAGCTTCTTCAGTTAGCATTGAAACTGAGATTCCAGAAGTGCTCTATAGGGGCATGAAGCAATTTATTTCTACAAATTCTAAATGGGACCAATATCGATTAATGAGTTCAGCATTGGCAAACTTTCTTTTTCAAAATGGATGTGATGATAGAGCTATAACCGAGAGGTATCTTGACGACTTGTTTAATATGGCTGATTCTTAA